Proteins from one Amycolatopsis benzoatilytica AK 16/65 genomic window:
- a CDS encoding ABC transporter permease translates to MSDILSPGGAPVPAAAPASRNLWRTLRHDRWAQASAVVIVLVIVTALAAPLLALIEGQDPYTYHTELLNPADGTGAGFLGGISGSHWFGVEPLTGRDLFAVVAYGARTSFLIGLAATVVSVLLGVLLGASAGYAGGWWDTVVSRVTDVLLGFPQLIFMIALGAVAPQSIPRPLLLIAVIGLFGWPKVARVVRAQTLSLRNRDFVKAARALGAGGGHVFRHELLPNLWAPIIVLATVTIPANIGLEAALSFLGVGIPPPTPSWGRSISDAINWVQTDPMFLIFPGAALFVATLAFNMLGDGLRDALDPKTAVRR, encoded by the coding sequence TTGTCCGACATCCTGTCGCCGGGCGGCGCCCCGGTCCCGGCGGCCGCTCCGGCGTCGCGGAACCTGTGGCGCACGCTGCGGCACGACCGCTGGGCCCAGGCCAGCGCCGTCGTCATCGTGCTGGTGATCGTCACCGCTCTCGCCGCGCCGCTGCTCGCGCTGATCGAGGGCCAGGACCCCTACACCTACCACACCGAACTGCTGAATCCGGCGGACGGAACCGGAGCCGGATTTCTCGGCGGCATCAGCGGCAGCCATTGGTTCGGCGTCGAGCCGCTGACCGGACGCGACCTGTTCGCGGTCGTCGCGTACGGCGCGCGCACATCGTTCCTGATCGGGCTCGCCGCGACTGTCGTTTCGGTGCTGCTGGGCGTGCTGCTCGGCGCGAGCGCCGGATACGCCGGCGGCTGGTGGGACACCGTGGTGAGCCGGGTGACCGACGTGCTCCTCGGATTCCCGCAGCTGATCTTCATGATCGCGCTCGGCGCGGTCGCTCCGCAGTCGATCCCTCGTCCGCTGCTGCTGATCGCGGTGATCGGCCTGTTCGGCTGGCCGAAGGTGGCCCGGGTCGTCCGCGCGCAGACGCTCAGCCTGCGCAACCGCGACTTCGTCAAGGCGGCCCGAGCGCTCGGCGCGGGCGGCGGGCACGTGTTCCGGCACGAGCTGCTGCCGAACCTGTGGGCGCCGATCATCGTGCTGGCGACCGTGACCATCCCGGCGAACATCGGGCTGGAGGCCGCCCTCTCGTTCCTCGGCGTCGGCATCCCGCCGCCCACGCCGAGCTGGGGCCGGTCCATCAGCGACGCGATCAACTGGGTGCAGACCGATCCGATGTTCCTGATCTTCCCCGGGGCCGCGCTGTTCGTCGCGACGCTGGCGTTCAACATGCTCGGCGACGGGCTTCGCGACGCGCTCGACCCGAAGACGGCGGTGCGCCGATGA
- a CDS encoding SAM-dependent methyltransferase, which translates to MTGSSSPLSPSQVPVGVDPNRPSIARIYDGFLGGNHHYEVDRAVMEKISAAVPEAVHIARGNRGFHNRVLRMLASQTDIRQFLDCGSGLPTAENTHQIVQRYRRDAQVVYVDNDPVVLATGRALLEDNEFTHMVEADIFEPQDVLQHETVRECLDFSEPVALLHIGTMHHYEGDGASAVMRQYLDALAPGSFVAMAHFYDPEIPELTAVAKRIEGILVAGPLGAGRFRTRAEIEDMLAGLDLLPPNRTDGPGLSVADEWWQDGPRLRPLSDAAKCVAGVVGRKI; encoded by the coding sequence ATGACCGGCTCGTCGTCCCCGTTGTCGCCCAGCCAGGTGCCGGTGGGGGTGGACCCGAACCGGCCGAGCATCGCCCGCATCTACGACGGCTTCCTCGGCGGAAACCACCATTACGAGGTGGACCGCGCGGTCATGGAAAAGATCAGCGCGGCGGTTCCGGAAGCGGTGCACATCGCCCGCGGCAACCGCGGTTTCCACAACCGCGTGCTGCGGATGCTGGCCAGCCAGACCGACATCCGCCAGTTCCTCGACTGCGGTTCCGGCCTGCCGACCGCGGAGAACACCCACCAGATCGTGCAGCGCTACCGCCGCGACGCGCAGGTGGTCTACGTCGACAACGACCCGGTGGTCCTCGCGACCGGGCGCGCGCTGCTGGAGGACAACGAGTTCACGCACATGGTCGAAGCGGACATCTTCGAGCCGCAGGACGTGCTGCAGCACGAGACGGTGCGCGAGTGCCTCGACTTCTCGGAGCCGGTGGCACTGCTGCACATCGGCACCATGCACCACTACGAGGGCGACGGCGCGTCCGCCGTGATGCGCCAGTACCTCGACGCGCTCGCGCCTGGCTCTTTCGTCGCGATGGCGCACTTCTACGACCCCGAGATCCCCGAGCTGACCGCCGTCGCGAAGCGGATCGAAGGCATCCTGGTAGCCGGCCCGCTCGGCGCCGGGCGGTTTCGCACCCGCGCCGAGATCGAGGACATGCTGGCCGGGCTGGACCTGCTCCCGCCGAACCGCACCGACGGCCCGGGCTTGTCGGTCGCCGACGAATGGTGGCAGGACGGGCCCAGGCTGCGCCCGCTGAGCGACGCGGCCAAGTGCGTCGCGGGCGTCGTCGGCCGCAAGATCTAG
- a CDS encoding ABC transporter permease, with amino-acid sequence MNRPLRFVGIRLLGMLGVLLVVSFATFAVFYLLPTDPAQMSCGKPCTPENLALAREFMGFDKPWTQQYLDFLGGIFTGRTFGSGVTAIVCSAPCFGYSFQQNEPVLALIGDRLPVTVSLAVGAAVIWLIAGVATGVFSALRRGKFADRAAMTVTLAGVSAPAYLVGLLGILLFGFTLDVVPVNGYVPFAQSPVDWAWHLVLPWLVLAFINAAMYARLSRGQMLEIMGEDFIRTARAVGLPERTVVGKYALRNVLLPVVTVFAVDLGALLGGAVITERVFALPGLGGLLVDAVHQVDLPVLMGVSLFAAFFVVLANFAVDVLYGALDPRARVSS; translated from the coding sequence ATGAACCGGCCCCTGCGTTTCGTGGGCATCCGCCTGCTCGGGATGCTCGGCGTCCTGCTCGTGGTCAGCTTCGCCACCTTCGCGGTGTTCTACCTGCTGCCCACCGACCCGGCGCAGATGTCCTGCGGGAAGCCGTGCACGCCGGAAAACCTGGCGCTGGCCCGGGAATTCATGGGCTTCGACAAGCCGTGGACCCAGCAGTACCTCGACTTCCTCGGCGGAATCTTCACCGGCCGCACGTTCGGCTCCGGCGTGACCGCGATCGTCTGCTCGGCACCCTGCTTCGGCTACTCGTTCCAGCAGAACGAGCCGGTGCTGGCGCTGATCGGGGACCGGCTTCCGGTCACCGTTTCGCTGGCTGTCGGCGCGGCGGTGATCTGGCTGATCGCCGGCGTCGCGACCGGCGTGTTCTCCGCGCTGCGCCGCGGCAAGTTCGCCGACCGCGCCGCGATGACGGTGACGCTGGCCGGGGTGTCCGCGCCGGCGTACCTGGTGGGGCTGCTGGGGATCCTGCTGTTCGGTTTCACGCTCGACGTGGTCCCGGTCAACGGGTACGTGCCGTTCGCGCAGAGTCCGGTCGACTGGGCCTGGCACCTCGTGCTGCCGTGGCTGGTGCTGGCGTTCATCAACGCCGCGATGTACGCCCGGCTCTCGCGCGGCCAGATGCTGGAGATCATGGGCGAGGACTTCATCCGTACCGCGCGGGCGGTCGGCCTGCCGGAGCGGACGGTCGTCGGGAAATACGCGCTGCGCAACGTGCTGCTGCCGGTGGTCACGGTGTTCGCGGTGGACCTCGGCGCGCTGCTCGGCGGAGCGGTGATCACCGAGCGGGTGTTCGCGCTGCCCGGCCTCGGCGGTCTGCTCGTCGACGCGGTGCACCAGGTGGACCTGCCGGTGCTGATGGGCGTAAGCCTGTTCGCCGCCTTCTTCGTCGTCCTCGCGAACTTCGCGGTGGACGTGCTCTATGGGGCGCTCGACCCCCGGGCTCGGGTCAGTTCGTAG
- a CDS encoding dipeptide ABC transporter ATP-binding protein — protein MSEQLLSLRDVSIRFSGAAGATAVREASFDVHPGEVVALVGESGSGKSVTALSLLGLLPDTATVTGSAVLAGRDLYTLDGPALRAVRGGEIGMVFQEPMSALNPVFRIGTQLVDAVRAHRTVPRAQARARAQELLELVELDARRVLRAYPHELSGGQLQRVVIALALIHEPSLLVADEPTTALDVTVQAGILQLLRSLRDRLGTAILLVTHDMGVVADVADRVVVLREGQVVEQNTVAGLFAAPRADYTRELLDSVLSLGSSPAGAVRPSSAPLVSVTGLAVSYRVGGGAPAVRAVDGVSFTIGSDEVLGLVGESGSGKSTISSVLTGLVPPSSGTVQVDGVDLAGASARERREIRRQIGVVFQNPASALNPRATIGASIAEPLVVHGDRGDHRARVAELLSAVRLDPDWSGRYPHELSGGQRQRVGIARALALRPRLLIADEPTSALDVSVQASVLDLLADLQRELAFACLFISHDLAVVERVADRVVVLHHGKVVEEGPVESVLGAPREDYTRRLVAAAPVADPDLQRERREAWRALSG, from the coding sequence GTGTCCGAACAGCTGCTGTCCCTGCGCGACGTCTCGATCCGGTTCAGCGGCGCCGCCGGCGCCACCGCGGTTCGCGAGGCGAGTTTCGACGTGCACCCCGGCGAGGTCGTCGCCCTGGTCGGGGAGTCCGGTTCCGGCAAGTCGGTGACCGCGCTGTCGCTGCTCGGCCTGCTGCCGGACACCGCGACGGTGACCGGCTCGGCGGTGCTCGCCGGCCGCGATCTGTACACATTGGACGGTCCGGCGCTGCGCGCGGTGCGCGGCGGCGAGATCGGCATGGTGTTCCAGGAGCCGATGAGCGCGCTGAACCCGGTGTTCCGGATCGGCACCCAGCTCGTGGACGCGGTGCGGGCGCACCGGACGGTGCCGCGCGCGCAGGCGCGGGCCCGGGCGCAGGAGCTGCTGGAGCTGGTCGAGCTGGACGCCCGGCGGGTGCTGCGCGCGTACCCGCACGAGCTGTCCGGCGGGCAGCTGCAGCGCGTGGTGATCGCCTTGGCGCTGATCCACGAGCCGTCGCTGCTCGTCGCGGACGAGCCGACGACCGCGCTCGACGTGACCGTGCAAGCCGGGATCCTGCAGCTGCTGCGGTCGCTGCGGGACCGGCTCGGCACGGCGATCCTGCTCGTCACGCACGACATGGGCGTGGTCGCGGACGTGGCGGACCGGGTGGTGGTGCTGCGCGAGGGCCAGGTGGTCGAGCAGAACACGGTCGCCGGGCTGTTCGCCGCGCCGCGGGCGGACTACACCCGGGAGCTGCTGGATTCGGTGCTGTCGCTGGGTTCCTCGCCGGCCGGGGCGGTGCGGCCGTCCTCGGCGCCGCTGGTGTCGGTGACCGGCCTGGCGGTCTCCTACCGGGTCGGCGGCGGCGCTCCCGCGGTGCGGGCGGTCGACGGGGTTTCGTTCACGATCGGCTCCGACGAGGTCCTCGGCCTGGTCGGCGAGTCCGGCTCCGGAAAGAGCACGATCTCGTCGGTGCTGACCGGGCTGGTCCCGCCGTCGTCGGGCACAGTGCAGGTCGACGGGGTGGACTTGGCCGGTGCTTCGGCGCGCGAGCGGCGGGAGATCCGGCGGCAGATCGGGGTGGTGTTCCAGAACCCGGCGTCCGCGCTCAACCCGCGCGCGACGATCGGCGCGAGCATCGCGGAACCGCTGGTAGTGCACGGCGACCGCGGCGACCACCGAGCACGCGTGGCGGAGCTGCTGTCCGCGGTCCGGCTCGACCCGGACTGGAGCGGCCGGTACCCGCACGAACTTTCCGGCGGACAACGGCAGCGCGTCGGCATCGCCCGCGCGCTGGCGCTGCGGCCGCGGCTGCTGATCGCCGACGAACCGACCAGCGCGCTGGACGTTTCGGTTCAGGCGTCGGTGCTCGACCTGCTCGCCGACCTGCAGCGGGAGCTGGCCTTCGCGTGCCTGTTCATCAGCCACGACCTGGCCGTGGTGGAACGAGTCGCGGACCGGGTGGTCGTGCTGCACCACGGCAAGGTGGTCGAGGAGGGCCCGGTCGAATCGGTGCTCGGCGCGCCGCGGGAGGACTACACGCGCCGCTTGGTCGCCGCGGCTCCGGTCGCGGACCCGGACCTGCAGCGGGAACGGCGGGAAGCCTGGCGGGCGCTGTCGGGCTGA
- the pip gene encoding prolyl aminopeptidase, which produces MAGYSAEITDSGLLDVGDGQRIWWDASGAPDGKPVLTVHGGPGGGGTQFGRRGFDPAKFRVVSFDQRGCGRSTPNVADPSVGLDRHTTDRLISDMERLRVRLGIEKWLLYGGSWGTTLTLAYAQRHPSRVSGLVLLSTFTSTADEVEWLYGGLRRLLPAQWAEFRAVGDLAGYSRLLASPDRNVQLRAARAWCAWEDAVVAHESGGGHSDLPDDDLIAFARLCAHYYRHHAWLDDDQLLRGLDRLAGIPAVLIHGALDWGAPLAKAWQLAQAWPEAELIVIEDAGHLGNAAFGKAVLETIARFEDR; this is translated from the coding sequence ATGGCGGGTTATTCGGCGGAAATCACCGATTCGGGCCTGCTCGACGTCGGCGACGGGCAGCGGATCTGGTGGGACGCCTCCGGCGCGCCGGACGGCAAGCCGGTGCTGACCGTGCACGGCGGCCCCGGCGGAGGCGGCACCCAGTTCGGCCGGCGGGGCTTCGATCCGGCGAAGTTCCGCGTCGTGTCCTTCGACCAGCGCGGCTGCGGGCGGAGCACGCCGAACGTCGCGGACCCGTCAGTCGGCCTCGACCGCCACACGACCGACCGGCTGATCTCCGACATGGAGCGGCTGCGCGTCCGCCTCGGCATCGAAAAGTGGCTGCTGTACGGCGGTTCCTGGGGCACGACGCTGACGCTGGCCTACGCGCAGCGGCATCCGTCGCGGGTGAGCGGCCTCGTGCTGCTCTCGACGTTCACCTCCACCGCCGACGAGGTCGAGTGGCTCTACGGCGGTCTCCGGCGGCTGCTGCCCGCGCAGTGGGCGGAGTTCCGGGCTGTCGGCGACCTGGCCGGGTACTCGCGGCTGCTGGCGAGCCCGGACCGGAACGTCCAGCTGCGAGCCGCGCGCGCTTGGTGCGCTTGGGAGGACGCGGTCGTCGCGCACGAGTCCGGCGGCGGGCACAGCGACCTGCCGGACGACGACCTGATCGCATTCGCCCGGCTTTGCGCGCATTACTACCGGCATCACGCGTGGCTGGACGACGATCAGCTGCTGCGCGGACTCGACCGGCTGGCCGGGATTCCGGCGGTGCTGATCCATGGGGCGCTGGACTGGGGCGCGCCGTTGGCGAAGGCGTGGCAGCTGGCGCAGGCTTGGCCCGAGGCGGAGCTGATCGTGATCGAGGACGCGGGGCACCTCGGGAACGCTGCGTTCGGGAAGGCAGTGCTGGAGACGATCGCGCGGTTCGAGGACCGCTGA
- a CDS encoding succinate dehydrogenase/fumarate reductase iron-sulfur subunit, whose amino-acid sequence MKLTLRVWRQAGPDDAGRLVEYPVDDASPDMSFLELLDVVNQRIIEDGGEPVAFDHDCREGICGSCGVVINGQAHGPERTTACQLHLRSFSDGDVVDVEPWRARGFPVIKDLVVDRSAFDRIVGAGGYVSVATGSAPEAHATPVAKPVADLAFDNAICIGCGACVAACPNGSATLFTAAKVAHLNSLPQGEVERERRVLGMVAAMDAEGFGGCTNTGECVSVCPQGIPLASIGSLNREFLRASRRVR is encoded by the coding sequence GTGAAACTCACCTTGCGCGTGTGGCGGCAGGCCGGCCCGGACGACGCCGGGCGGCTGGTCGAATATCCAGTGGACGACGCCAGTCCGGACATGTCGTTTCTCGAACTGCTGGACGTGGTGAACCAGCGGATCATCGAGGACGGCGGCGAGCCGGTCGCGTTCGATCACGACTGCCGGGAAGGGATCTGCGGGTCGTGCGGGGTGGTGATCAACGGACAGGCGCACGGACCGGAGCGCACGACCGCCTGCCAGCTGCATCTCCGCTCGTTCTCCGACGGCGACGTGGTGGACGTGGAACCCTGGCGGGCCCGGGGTTTTCCGGTGATCAAGGATCTGGTGGTGGACCGGTCCGCGTTCGACCGGATCGTCGGGGCAGGCGGGTACGTGAGTGTCGCCACCGGGAGCGCGCCCGAGGCACACGCGACACCGGTGGCCAAGCCGGTCGCGGATCTGGCCTTCGACAACGCCATCTGCATCGGGTGCGGGGCTTGTGTCGCGGCTTGCCCGAACGGGTCGGCCACGTTGTTCACCGCGGCCAAGGTGGCGCATTTGAATTCCCTGCCGCAGGGGGAAGTCGAGCGGGAGCGGCGCGTGCTGGGGATGGTGGCGGCGATGGATGCGGAAGGGTTTGGCGGGTGCACCAACACCGGGGAGTGTGTTTCGGTGTGTCCTCAGGGGATTCCGCTGGCGAGCATCGGGTCGCTCAACCGGGAGTTCCTTCGGGCCAGCCGACGGGTTCGATAA
- a CDS encoding dihydrofolate reductase family protein — MGTLLYSAAMSLDGFIAGPGGDMSWLAAYTGPNPAADALAAETGALLVGRRTFCGDDPYRGTEGEGKAFGCGWDGPQVVLTRQPLPAAAGVTYCASLAEGVALAQAAAGEKTVNVLGASVGLACVGAGLLDEVEVMVMPVLLGDGVRLFSRSGPPVGLELSWQRGTTLRYRVVP, encoded by the coding sequence ATGGGCACACTGCTGTACTCGGCGGCGATGTCGCTGGACGGCTTCATCGCCGGCCCGGGCGGGGACATGAGCTGGCTGGCCGCCTACACCGGGCCGAACCCCGCCGCGGATGCACTGGCCGCGGAGACCGGTGCGCTGTTGGTGGGCCGGCGCACGTTCTGTGGGGACGACCCGTATCGCGGGACCGAAGGCGAGGGAAAAGCGTTCGGCTGCGGCTGGGACGGTCCGCAGGTAGTGCTGACGCGGCAGCCGTTGCCTGCGGCGGCGGGGGTGACGTACTGCGCTTCGCTGGCTGAGGGAGTCGCGTTGGCGCAGGCCGCCGCGGGGGAGAAGACAGTGAACGTGCTGGGGGCCAGCGTGGGGCTGGCGTGTGTCGGGGCGGGGTTGCTGGACGAGGTCGAGGTGATGGTGATGCCGGTGCTGCTGGGGGACGGGGTGCGGTTGTTCTCGCGCTCTGGTCCGCCGGTCGGGCTGGAATTGAGCTGGCAGCGGGGGACGACGCTGCGGTATCGGGTGGTGCCGTGA
- a CDS encoding ABC transporter substrate-binding protein: MDRRDFLKALGITATATGAGAFLAACNANEQSSGGGAVTVASGGTLYILTDTTSQHLDPAKSQNLAITTISLIHRRLTAWKTSADGPATVVPDLATDTGRASADGKTWTYTLKDGLKMADGTPITSAEIKYGIERSFDAAFSGGLSYHKNLLVGGGDYKGPFKNGELASIETPDPKTIVFHLARPYGDWPWIASMPAFAPVPKGKGTDVTFDSRPVASGPYQVETYQKGVQVKFVRNPNWDVKTDLARTGLPDSIVIQMGQDTGVIAKRLLASQGNDAFAFGAAFVNPAQLAQIRTNPAAKNQLVTSKSGALAYLALNTKRGPLANVKVRQAFQYAVDKTAFQVAVAGSVDLAGPVATTLITEGIAGREVYDLYQAPPTGDVAKAKQLLAEAGFPNGIDNLDFPVSTANNDSDKAQAIQAALERAGIRTKLRPLDEDAWETLVTGNDGSYDLTLGSWQPDFPSANANIEPLFATSEIGNGGYNEARYSAPEVDALIQQAQGTVDPAAAGKLWAQADKRIMQDSPVVPLIYTRNSFLHGAKVGDFVIGAFPAYPNYLQMGLAK, from the coding sequence ATGGATCGCAGGGACTTCCTGAAAGCGCTGGGCATCACCGCCACGGCCACTGGGGCAGGGGCGTTCCTCGCCGCGTGCAACGCGAACGAGCAGTCTTCCGGCGGGGGCGCGGTGACCGTGGCGTCCGGCGGGACGTTGTACATCCTCACCGACACCACCAGCCAGCACCTCGACCCGGCGAAGAGCCAGAACCTGGCGATCACCACGATCAGCCTGATCCACCGCAGGCTCACCGCGTGGAAGACCTCCGCGGACGGCCCGGCCACCGTGGTCCCGGACCTGGCCACCGACACCGGCCGGGCCAGCGCCGACGGCAAGACGTGGACCTACACGCTCAAGGACGGCCTGAAGATGGCCGACGGCACGCCGATCACCAGCGCGGAGATCAAGTACGGCATCGAGCGCTCGTTCGACGCGGCGTTCTCCGGCGGGCTGAGCTACCACAAGAACCTGCTGGTCGGAGGCGGCGACTACAAGGGGCCGTTCAAGAACGGCGAACTGGCTTCGATCGAGACGCCGGACCCGAAGACCATCGTCTTCCACCTCGCCCGCCCGTACGGCGACTGGCCGTGGATCGCGAGCATGCCCGCGTTCGCCCCGGTGCCCAAGGGCAAGGGCACCGACGTGACCTTCGACTCGAGGCCGGTCGCCTCCGGTCCCTACCAGGTCGAGACCTACCAGAAGGGCGTGCAGGTCAAGTTCGTCCGCAACCCGAACTGGGACGTGAAGACCGACCTGGCGCGCACCGGCCTGCCGGACTCGATCGTGATCCAGATGGGCCAGGACACCGGTGTCATCGCGAAGCGGCTGCTGGCCAGCCAGGGCAACGACGCGTTCGCGTTCGGCGCGGCCTTCGTGAACCCGGCGCAGCTGGCGCAGATCCGCACCAATCCCGCGGCGAAGAACCAGCTCGTCACGTCGAAGTCCGGTGCGCTGGCGTACCTGGCGCTCAACACCAAGCGCGGCCCGCTGGCCAACGTGAAGGTGCGCCAGGCGTTCCAGTACGCGGTGGACAAGACCGCGTTCCAGGTCGCCGTGGCGGGCAGCGTGGACCTGGCCGGTCCGGTCGCCACCACGCTGATCACCGAAGGCATCGCCGGGCGCGAGGTGTACGACCTGTACCAGGCGCCGCCTACCGGCGACGTCGCGAAGGCCAAGCAGTTGCTGGCCGAAGCCGGCTTCCCGAACGGCATCGACAATCTGGACTTTCCGGTGTCGACCGCCAACAACGACTCGGACAAGGCGCAGGCCATCCAGGCCGCGCTGGAGCGGGCCGGCATCCGCACGAAGCTGCGCCCGCTGGACGAGGACGCCTGGGAAACCCTGGTGACCGGCAACGACGGCAGCTACGACCTGACGCTGGGTTCGTGGCAGCCGGACTTCCCGAGCGCCAACGCGAACATCGAGCCGCTGTTCGCCACCTCGGAGATCGGCAACGGCGGGTACAACGAGGCCCGCTACTCAGCGCCCGAAGTCGACGCGCTGATCCAGCAGGCACAGGGCACCGTCGACCCGGCCGCGGCCGGCAAGCTGTGGGCACAGGCGGACAAGCGGATCATGCAGGACTCGCCGGTCGTGCCGTTGATCTACACGCGCAACTCGTTCCTGCACGGCGCGAAGGTCGGCGACTTCGTTATCGGCGCGTTCCCGGCGTACCCGAACTACCTCCAGATGGGCTTGGCGAAGTAA
- a CDS encoding S1 family peptidase has protein sequence MSGCSPRKLAGVLISWAAAALLICPVVSAAPLPAGAAVHGGDAMYTVSPGPGREPYYCSAGFAILVNGVRYLLTAGHCTEHGLDWKDVGPNADTHFPLTDYGRVRYSAGSGHTQVDLYDGRTQRILRAGTPRVGQLVCKSGMTTKKTCGKVLGLDQTVNYGDGKQVVGAIATDIPVGSGDSGGPLFFAGVGYGVLSGGNSHVSFFQPLPPVLTAYGATLA, from the coding sequence ATGTCTGGCTGCTCACCTCGCAAGCTGGCCGGGGTGCTGATTTCCTGGGCCGCGGCCGCCTTGCTGATCTGCCCGGTCGTGTCCGCGGCGCCGTTGCCGGCCGGTGCCGCGGTGCACGGCGGCGACGCGATGTACACCGTCTCGCCGGGACCCGGCCGCGAGCCGTACTACTGCTCGGCGGGGTTCGCGATCCTCGTCAACGGCGTCCGGTACCTCCTCACCGCCGGGCACTGCACCGAACACGGGCTCGACTGGAAAGACGTCGGCCCGAACGCGGACACCCATTTCCCCCTGACCGACTACGGCCGCGTGCGGTACTCCGCCGGCTCCGGGCACACCCAGGTCGACCTCTACGACGGCCGCACCCAGCGGATCCTGCGCGCGGGCACCCCTCGGGTCGGGCAACTGGTGTGCAAGAGCGGCATGACCACGAAGAAGACGTGCGGGAAGGTACTCGGCCTCGATCAGACCGTGAACTACGGCGACGGGAAGCAGGTGGTCGGCGCGATCGCCACCGACATCCCGGTCGGGAGCGGCGACAGCGGCGGTCCGTTGTTCTTCGCCGGCGTCGGCTACGGCGTGCTGTCCGGCGGGAACAGCCACGTCAGCTTCTTCCAGCCGCTGCCGCCCGTACTCACCGCCTACGGCGCCACTCTCGCCTGA
- a CDS encoding acyl-CoA synthetase has product MPSPFSAETADAIQHARQHSVGDLLRRTALRHPDKLAIVAGERRVSYRDFDAAVNRCANRLAAHGLAKGDRLALLSHNCWEYAVLVYATAKLGVVLVPVNFMLGAEEIAFILGHAGVSGLIAEDALLDTASAALAGRAEAFRGRIGGSRDGWEDISAWIDQPGDETAPNVPVGDDDPLRLMYTSGTESRPKGVMLSSRSLIAEYVSCAIDGSMTGDDIEVHSLPLYHCAQLDCFLSVDVYLGATSVILPGPDPAALLAAVERERATKLFAPPTVWISLLRHPAFDTTDLSSLRKGYYGASPMPAEVLRELSRRLPDVQLWNFYGQTEMAPLATILRPHEQMAKAGSAGRASINVETRIVDETGRELPPGEVGEIVHRSPHATLGYYEDEEKTAAAFEGGWFHSGDLGVLDDEGYLSVVDRKKDMIKTGGENVASREVEEALYLLDGIAEVAVFGVAHPHWIEAVTAAVVPRDGVTLTEAEVLAHARAHLAGYKCPKYVVFVDALPKNPSGKIVKRALREGHADLARS; this is encoded by the coding sequence ATGCCGAGCCCGTTCAGCGCCGAAACGGCGGACGCGATCCAGCACGCCCGTCAGCATTCCGTCGGGGATCTCCTGCGCCGTACCGCGTTGCGGCATCCGGACAAGCTCGCGATCGTCGCCGGCGAGCGCCGGGTGAGCTATCGCGACTTCGACGCCGCAGTCAACCGGTGTGCCAACCGGCTCGCCGCGCACGGTCTCGCGAAGGGCGACCGGCTCGCGCTGCTCAGTCACAACTGCTGGGAGTACGCGGTCCTGGTCTACGCCACCGCCAAACTGGGTGTCGTCCTGGTGCCCGTCAACTTCATGCTGGGCGCGGAGGAAATCGCGTTCATTCTCGGCCACGCCGGAGTGTCCGGCCTGATCGCCGAGGACGCGCTGCTGGACACCGCCTCGGCGGCGCTCGCGGGCCGCGCCGAGGCGTTCCGGGGCCGGATCGGCGGCAGCCGGGACGGCTGGGAGGACATCTCGGCGTGGATCGATCAGCCCGGCGACGAAACCGCGCCGAACGTGCCGGTCGGCGACGACGACCCGCTGCGGCTGATGTACACCTCCGGCACCGAATCGCGGCCGAAGGGCGTCATGCTGTCCAGCCGGTCGCTGATCGCCGAGTACGTCTCCTGCGCGATCGACGGAAGCATGACCGGCGACGACATCGAAGTCCACTCGCTGCCGCTCTACCACTGCGCGCAGCTGGACTGCTTCCTGTCCGTCGACGTCTACCTCGGCGCCACCAGCGTGATCCTGCCCGGTCCGGACCCGGCCGCGCTGCTCGCCGCGGTCGAGCGGGAGCGGGCGACGAAGCTGTTCGCGCCGCCGACGGTGTGGATTTCGCTGCTGCGGCACCCGGCGTTCGACACGACCGATCTGTCCAGCCTGCGCAAGGGCTACTACGGCGCGTCCCCGATGCCCGCCGAGGTGCTGCGCGAACTTTCCCGCCGGCTGCCCGACGTGCAGCTGTGGAACTTCTACGGCCAGACCGAAATGGCCCCGCTGGCCACCATCCTGCGTCCGCACGAGCAGATGGCGAAGGCGGGCTCGGCCGGGCGCGCGTCGATCAACGTGGAGACCCGGATCGTCGACGAGACCGGCCGCGAGCTGCCGCCCGGCGAGGTCGGCGAGATCGTGCATCGCAGTCCGCACGCGACGCTCGGCTACTACGAGGACGAGGAGAAGACCGCCGCGGCGTTCGAGGGCGGCTGGTTCCACTCCGGCGATCTCGGCGTGCTGGACGACGAGGGCTATCTGTCCGTGGTGGACCGCAAGAAGGACATGATCAAGACCGGCGGCGAGAACGTCGCGAGCCGCGAGGTCGAGGAAGCGCTGTACCTCCTCGACGGGATCGCCGAGGTCGCGGTGTTCGGGGTCGCGCATCCGCACTGGATCGAGGCGGTCACGGCGGCGGTCGTGCCGCGCGATGGCGTGACGCTCACCGAGGCCGAGGTGCTCGCGCACGCCCGCGCGCACCTGGCCGGGTACAAGTGCCCGAAGTACGTGGTGTTCGTCGACGCGCTGCCGAAGAACCCGAGCGGGAAGATCGTGAAACGGGCGCTGCGGGAAGGGCACGCGGACCTAGCGCGGTCGTGA